The following coding sequences lie in one Pseudomonas syringae CC1557 genomic window:
- a CDS encoding glutamine--tRNA ligase/YqeY domain fusion protein, protein MSKPTPEPAANSKAGPAVPTNFLRPIVQADLDSGKHSKIITRFPPEPNGYLHIGHAKSICVNFGLAKEFGGDTHLRFDDTNPAKEDQEYIDAIMSDVKWLGFEWAGEVRYASQYFDQLHDWAVELIKAGKAYVDDLTPEQAREYRGTLTEPGKNSPFRERSAEENLDLFARMKAGEFEDGARVLRAKIDMASPNMNLRDPIIYRIRHAHHHQTGDKWCIYPIYDFTHGQSDAIEGITHSICTLEFESHRPLYDWFLDNLPVPCKPRQYEFSRLNLNYTITSKRKLKQLVDEKHVSGWDDPRMSTLSGFRRRGYTPKSIRNFCEMIGTNRSDGVVDFGMLEFSIRDDLDHSAPRAMCVLRPLKVVITNYPEGQVEKLELPRHPKEDLGVRELPFSREIYIDRDDYMEEPPKGYKRLEPNGEVRLRGSYVIRADEAIKDADGNIVELRCSYDPDTLGKNPEGRKVKGVVHWVPAAESVECEVRLYDRLFRSANPEKAEDSASFLDNINPDSLQVLTGCRAEPSLGQAQPEDRFQFEREGYFCADIKDSKPGRPVFNRTVTLRDSWT, encoded by the coding sequence ATGAGCAAGCCCACTCCAGAACCCGCTGCCAATTCAAAGGCAGGCCCAGCCGTACCGACCAATTTTCTGCGTCCGATCGTGCAGGCCGACCTGGATTCGGGCAAGCACAGCAAAATCATTACCCGCTTCCCGCCGGAGCCCAACGGCTACCTGCACATCGGTCATGCCAAGTCGATTTGCGTGAATTTCGGTCTGGCCAAGGAGTTCGGTGGCGATACGCACCTGCGTTTCGACGACACCAACCCGGCCAAGGAAGACCAGGAATACATCGACGCCATCATGAGTGACGTCAAATGGCTGGGCTTTGAGTGGGCGGGTGAAGTGCGCTATGCCTCGCAGTATTTCGATCAGTTGCACGACTGGGCTGTCGAACTGATCAAGGCGGGCAAGGCCTATGTGGACGACCTGACTCCCGAGCAGGCGCGCGAATACCGTGGCACCCTGACCGAACCGGGCAAGAACAGCCCGTTCCGTGAACGCAGCGCCGAGGAAAACCTCGACCTGTTCGCACGCATGAAGGCCGGCGAATTCGAAGACGGCGCTCGTGTTCTGCGCGCCAAGATCGACATGGCCTCGCCGAACATGAACCTGCGTGACCCGATCATCTATCGCATTCGGCATGCCCATCACCACCAGACGGGCGACAAGTGGTGCATCTATCCGATCTATGACTTCACCCATGGTCAGTCGGATGCCATCGAAGGGATCACCCATTCGATCTGCACGCTGGAGTTCGAAAGCCATCGTCCACTGTATGACTGGTTCCTCGACAACCTGCCGGTGCCGTGCAAGCCGCGCCAGTACGAGTTCTCGCGCCTGAACCTGAACTACACCATCACCAGCAAGCGCAAGCTCAAGCAACTGGTTGACGAGAAACACGTCAGCGGTTGGGATGACCCGCGCATGTCGACGTTGTCAGGCTTCCGCCGTCGCGGCTACACGCCGAAGTCGATTCGCAATTTCTGCGAAATGATCGGCACCAACCGCTCCGACGGCGTGGTCGATTTCGGCATGCTCGAATTCAGCATTCGTGATGATCTCGACCACAGCGCTCCGCGCGCCATGTGCGTGCTGCGCCCGCTGAAAGTCGTGATCACCAACTATCCGGAAGGTCAGGTCGAGAAGCTGGAGCTGCCGCGCCATCCGAAAGAAGACCTCGGTGTGCGCGAGCTGCCTTTTTCGCGGGAAATCTACATCGACCGCGACGATTACATGGAAGAGCCGCCAAAAGGCTACAAGCGTCTGGAGCCGAACGGCGAAGTGCGTTTGCGTGGCAGCTATGTGATTCGTGCCGACGAAGCGATCAAGGATGCCGACGGTAATATCGTCGAACTGCGTTGCTCCTACGATCCTGACACCCTGGGCAAGAACCCTGAAGGTCGTAAGGTCAAGGGCGTCGTGCACTGGGTGCCAGCGGCAGAAAGCGTGGAATGTGAAGTGCGCTTGTATGATCGCCTGTTCCGCTCCGCCAACCCGGAGAAAGCCGAAGACAGTGCCAGCTTCCTGGACAACATCAACCCGGACTCCCTGCAAGTACTGACTGGTTGTCGTGCCGAGCCTTCATTGGGGCAAGCGCAACCGGAAGACCGTTTCCAGTTCGAACGCGAAGGTTATTTCTGCGCGGACATCAAGGACTCGAAACCTGGTCGACCCGTCTTCAACCGCACGGTGACGTTGCGGGATTCCTGGACCTGA
- a CDS encoding peptidylprolyl isomerase — protein sequence MSKVKLTTNHGDIVLQLNAEKAPLTVANFIEYVNAGHYENTVFHRVIGNFMVQGGGFEPGMKEKKDKRPSIQNEADNGLPNKKYSVAMARTMEPHSASAQFFINVADNAFLNHSAKTTQGWGYAVFAEVIEGTDVVDKIKGVPTSSKAGHQDVPVEDVIIEKAEIIE from the coding sequence ATGTCCAAAGTAAAGCTGACCACCAACCACGGCGACATCGTTCTGCAACTCAACGCAGAAAAAGCGCCGCTGACTGTAGCCAACTTCATCGAATACGTTAACGCCGGCCACTACGAGAACACGGTTTTCCACCGTGTCATCGGCAACTTCATGGTCCAGGGCGGCGGTTTCGAGCCAGGCATGAAAGAAAAGAAAGACAAGCGCCCGAGCATCCAGAACGAAGCCGACAATGGCCTGCCGAACAAGAAGTACAGCGTTGCCATGGCCCGCACCATGGAGCCGCATTCGGCTTCCGCGCAGTTCTTCATCAACGTGGCTGACAACGCGTTCCTGAACCACAGCGCAAAGACCACTCAGGGCTGGGGTTATGCGGTGTTCGCCGAAGTGATCGAAGGCACTGACGTGGTCGACAAGATCAAAGGCGTCCCGACTTCCAGCAAGGCTGGTCATCAGGACGTACCGGTAGAAGACGTGATCATCGAGAAAGCCGAGATCATTGAGTGA
- the lpxH gene encoding UDP-2,3-diacylglucosamine diphosphatase, whose amino-acid sequence MILLISDLHLEQERPDITRAFLDLLAGRARTAEALYILGDFFEVWIGDDAMSPFQLSICKALRELSDSGTRIFLMHGNRDFMIGKGFCKAAGCTLLSDPSVVQLNGEPVLLMHGDSLCTRDEGYIRMRRYLRHPLTLFILRHLPLSTRHKLARKLRNESRAQTSMKANDIVDVTPEEVPRIMQQFGVRTLVHGHTHRPAIHKLQIGDQAARRIVLGDWDRQGWTLQVDGQGFNLSSFDFVPETTALLN is encoded by the coding sequence GTGATACTGCTGATCTCCGATCTGCATCTTGAACAGGAGCGCCCGGACATTACCCGGGCGTTTCTGGATCTCCTTGCCGGCCGCGCCCGCACTGCCGAGGCGCTGTACATTCTCGGGGATTTCTTCGAAGTGTGGATCGGCGACGATGCGATGTCGCCTTTCCAGCTTTCGATCTGCAAAGCCCTGCGCGAACTGAGCGACAGCGGCACACGAATTTTTCTGATGCACGGCAACCGTGACTTCATGATCGGCAAGGGCTTTTGCAAGGCAGCGGGTTGCACGCTGTTGAGCGATCCCAGTGTCGTACAGTTGAACGGTGAGCCTGTGCTGCTGATGCACGGCGACAGCCTGTGTACCCGCGATGAAGGCTATATCCGGATGCGCCGCTATCTGCGCCATCCGCTGACGCTTTTCATCCTGCGCCACCTGCCGCTGAGCACTCGCCACAAACTGGCGCGCAAGCTGCGTAACGAAAGCCGCGCGCAAACCAGCATGAAAGCCAACGATATTGTCGATGTGACCCCGGAGGAAGTGCCGAGGATCATGCAGCAGTTCGGCGTGCGTACGCTGGTTCACGGCCATACCCATCGCCCGGCGATCCATAAGTTGCAGATTGGCGATCAGGCGGCCAGACGCATTGTGCTGGGTGACTGGGATCGTCAGGGCTGGACGTTGCAGGTGGATGGTCAGGGATTCAATCTGAGTTCGTTCGACTTTGTGCCCGAGACGACTGCGTTGTTGAATTGA
- a CDS encoding SDR family NAD(P)-dependent oxidoreductase, translating to MIRKVAMVTGAASGIGQALAVAFARQGVAVAGGYYPADPHDPERTRQLVEAAGGECLMLPLDVTFTESVDDLAVQAVKTFGRLDYAVANAGLLRRAPLLEMTDQRWNEMLDVDLTGVMRTFRAAARHIGEGGALVAISSIAGGVYGWQDHSHYAAAKAGVPGLCRSLAVELAPKGIRCNAVIPGLIETPQSLDSQNSLGPEGLAQAAKAIPLGRVGRADEVAALVRFLCSDEASYLTGQSIVIDGGLTVRWPG from the coding sequence ATGATTCGTAAAGTTGCAATGGTTACCGGTGCCGCCAGCGGCATCGGTCAGGCGCTGGCCGTGGCCTTCGCCCGCCAGGGTGTTGCCGTGGCAGGCGGGTATTACCCGGCTGACCCGCATGATCCGGAAAGAACCCGTCAACTGGTGGAGGCAGCGGGCGGAGAATGTCTGATGCTGCCGCTGGACGTGACCTTCACCGAATCAGTCGATGATCTGGCTGTGCAGGCAGTCAAGACTTTTGGCCGCCTCGACTACGCGGTGGCCAATGCCGGGTTGCTGCGTCGGGCGCCGTTGCTGGAAATGACGGACCAGCGCTGGAACGAAATGCTCGACGTGGACCTGACCGGCGTGATGCGTACTTTTCGCGCGGCGGCCCGGCACATAGGCGAGGGCGGGGCGCTGGTGGCGATCTCTTCGATTGCCGGTGGAGTTTACGGCTGGCAGGACCATTCCCATTACGCAGCGGCCAAGGCGGGCGTACCGGGTCTGTGTCGTTCATTGGCGGTGGAACTGGCGCCGAAAGGCATTCGGTGCAACGCGGTGATTCCGGGCTTGATCGAGACGCCGCAGTCGCTGGACAGCCAGAACTCGCTGGGGCCGGAAGGTCTCGCACAGGCAGCTAAAGCCATCCCGCTGGGCCGCGTCGGCCGAGCGGATGAGGTCGCTGCGCTGGTACGTTTTCTGTGCAGTGACGAAGCCAGTTACCTGACCGGGCAAAGCATCGTCATCGACGGCGGGTTGACCGTACGCTGGCCGGGGTAG
- a CDS encoding SDR family NAD(P)-dependent oxidoreductase: MQQLKQKRAVITGAGSGIGAAIARAYAVEGAHLVLGDRDPASLAKVAEQCRQLGAHVQECVADVGSVEGAQASVDACVAHYGGIDILVNNAGMLTQARCVDLSIEMWNDMLRVDLTSVFVASQRALPHMIAQRWGRIINVASQLGIKGGAELTHYAAAKAGVIGFSKSLALEVAKDNVLVNAIAPGPIETPLVAGISSAWKIAKAAELPLGRFGLAEEVAPVAVLLASEPGGNLFVGQTLGPNSGDVMP, encoded by the coding sequence ATGCAACAACTCAAACAAAAGCGGGCAGTGATCACCGGTGCAGGCAGCGGCATTGGTGCCGCCATCGCCCGTGCCTACGCCGTTGAAGGCGCGCATCTGGTGCTGGGTGATCGTGATCCGGCCAGCCTGGCAAAGGTCGCCGAACAATGCCGCCAGCTTGGCGCGCACGTGCAGGAATGTGTGGCTGACGTCGGCAGTGTCGAAGGTGCGCAGGCCAGCGTCGATGCCTGCGTCGCGCACTACGGTGGCATCGACATTCTGGTCAATAACGCGGGCATGCTCACTCAGGCCCGCTGCGTCGACCTGAGCATCGAGATGTGGAACGACATGTTGCGCGTCGACCTGACCAGCGTATTCGTGGCCAGCCAGCGGGCGTTGCCACACATGATTGCGCAGCGCTGGGGACGCATCATTAATGTTGCGTCGCAACTGGGCATCAAGGGCGGTGCCGAGCTGACGCATTACGCCGCCGCGAAGGCCGGGGTTATCGGCTTCAGCAAATCGCTGGCACTGGAAGTCGCCAAAGACAACGTGCTGGTCAACGCCATCGCGCCCGGTCCTATCGAAACACCGCTGGTGGCGGGCATCAGCAGCGCCTGGAAAATCGCCAAGGCTGCCGAGCTGCCGCTGGGCCGTTTCGGTCTGGCCGAAGAAGTCGCGCCTGTGGCCGTGCTGCTGGCCAGTGAGCCGGGAGGCAACCTGTTCGTCGGTCAGACACTGGGCCCCAATTCCGGCGATGTCATGCCATGA
- a CDS encoding CobW family GTP-binding protein, giving the protein MSIALNVITGFLGSGKTTLLKRLLADENMGDTALLINEFGDVGIDHLLVEEVAPDTVLLPSGCVCCTVRGELKDALLSLLDRRNRGEIPAFRRVILETTGLADPAPILTTLSNDPQLRGRFHIGLIVTLVDACHAALQERLHPEWLAQIAAADRLLLSKTDLVDESALDALRQHLQALNFSAPLLDTAQVHSGDQLLLGEGVRSAEPAAEVTRWQLHRVESTAARHGDAQVCCLTFERPLDWVGFGVWLSMLLRCHGERILRVKGLLNVNDNQAPIVIHGVQHCLHAPVHLAAWPGEDRTSRLVFILRGLDPELLRRSFEVFSSSFAPPRSESAA; this is encoded by the coding sequence ATGAGCATTGCCCTGAATGTGATTACCGGCTTCCTCGGCAGCGGCAAGACCACCTTGCTCAAGCGCCTGCTGGCCGACGAAAACATGGGCGATACGGCGCTGCTGATCAACGAGTTCGGCGATGTCGGCATTGACCACCTGCTGGTCGAAGAAGTAGCGCCGGACACCGTGCTGCTGCCCAGCGGCTGTGTCTGCTGCACCGTGCGCGGCGAATTGAAAGACGCTTTGCTCAGCCTGCTTGATCGGCGTAATCGCGGGGAAATTCCGGCGTTTCGGCGAGTGATTCTGGAAACCACCGGCCTGGCTGATCCGGCGCCTATCCTCACCACGCTGAGTAACGACCCGCAATTGCGCGGTCGCTTTCACATCGGCTTGATCGTTACCCTGGTGGATGCCTGTCACGCGGCGTTGCAAGAACGCCTGCACCCGGAGTGGCTGGCCCAGATTGCGGCGGCGGATCGGCTGTTGCTGAGCAAGACTGACCTGGTGGACGAGTCCGCGCTCGACGCGCTGCGTCAGCATCTGCAAGCGCTGAATTTTTCTGCGCCGCTGCTGGACACGGCGCAGGTTCATAGCGGTGATCAGTTGCTGCTCGGGGAGGGCGTGCGTAGCGCCGAGCCGGCGGCCGAAGTGACCCGCTGGCAACTGCACCGCGTCGAGTCGACGGCAGCGCGTCATGGCGACGCGCAGGTCTGCTGCCTGACCTTCGAGCGTCCGCTCGACTGGGTCGGTTTCGGGGTGTGGCTATCGATGCTGTTAAGATGCCACGGCGAACGAATCCTCCGTGTCAAAGGGCTGCTTAACGTGAACGACAACCAGGCTCCCATCGTGATTCATGGCGTGCAGCATTGCCTGCACGCGCCCGTGCATCTTGCGGCCTGGCCGGGAGAGGATCGGACTTCGCGACTGGTGTTCATTTTGCGCGGGCTTGACCCGGAGTTGTTGCGTCGCTCGTTCGAGGTGTTTTCCAGCAGCTTCGCCCCGCCGCGAAGCGAGTCAGCCGCATGA
- a CDS encoding ABC transporter substrate-binding protein — MTITLRVLGTSVTLLESLRERAEQELGIKLVYQIHDVQTAQRIAVMQPDSYDLYDQWFHNVDFVWPARAIQPIDTRRIALWHEINDLPKRGRLRPTDQPGSGSVPSERLFVQHDGSLGSAVTERISMLPLTHNADSFAYRPERLPDGLSSADESWGWLLDPAWGGRIALQSDAAIGALDAALAVQGAGLAKFNDIGNMSIEEIDLLADVLVRKQQQGHFGAFWSDDEEAAELMLSPTIDIQSLWSPTLVRLHRAGVKYRVAVPKEGYRGWFGGLSLSRHAKGPVLDAAYAYLNWWLSGWPGAVMARQGYYIGNPARSRYHLSAAEWDYWYAGLPAREQLLGSDGLPLIDAGEVRDGGSYEERMGHIAVWNSVMNEHNYLVRRWSDILRASGKSSAKAR; from the coding sequence ATGACCATCACCTTGCGCGTCCTCGGCACCTCGGTGACCTTGCTCGAATCCTTGCGTGAGCGGGCCGAGCAGGAACTGGGCATTAAGCTGGTCTATCAGATTCATGACGTGCAGACCGCGCAACGCATCGCGGTCATGCAGCCGGACAGTTACGACCTCTACGACCAATGGTTCCACAACGTCGACTTCGTCTGGCCGGCGCGGGCGATTCAGCCTATCGACACGCGGCGTATCGCGCTGTGGCATGAAATCAACGACCTGCCCAAACGAGGGCGGTTGCGGCCTACAGATCAACCGGGCAGTGGCAGCGTGCCCAGCGAGCGTTTGTTCGTACAGCACGACGGCAGTCTGGGCAGTGCGGTGACCGAGCGCATCAGCATGCTGCCACTGACCCACAACGCCGACAGTTTCGCCTACCGCCCCGAGCGCTTGCCGGACGGTCTGAGTTCTGCCGATGAAAGCTGGGGCTGGTTGCTGGACCCTGCATGGGGCGGGCGTATCGCGTTACAGAGCGACGCGGCCATCGGTGCTCTGGATGCGGCACTGGCCGTGCAAGGTGCGGGTCTCGCGAAATTCAACGACATCGGCAACATGAGCATCGAAGAGATCGACCTGCTGGCCGATGTGCTGGTGCGTAAACAGCAGCAAGGGCATTTCGGCGCATTCTGGTCCGATGACGAAGAAGCTGCCGAACTGATGCTCAGCCCGACAATCGACATCCAGAGCCTGTGGTCGCCGACGCTGGTCAGGCTGCACCGCGCTGGCGTGAAATACCGGGTGGCGGTGCCTAAGGAAGGCTATCGCGGCTGGTTCGGCGGGCTCTCCCTGTCACGCCACGCCAAGGGCCCGGTGCTGGATGCCGCCTATGCCTACCTGAACTGGTGGCTGTCCGGCTGGCCGGGCGCCGTGATGGCGCGGCAGGGTTATTACATCGGCAACCCGGCGCGCAGTCGCTACCACCTGAGCGCAGCCGAATGGGACTACTGGTACGCCGGCCTGCCGGCTCGCGAACAACTCCTCGGCAGTGACGGCCTGCCACTGATCGACGCCGGAGAAGTTCGCGACGGCGGCTCTTACGAAGAGCGCATGGGCCACATCGCCGTATGGAACTCGGTCATGAACGAACACAACTACCTCGTCCGCCGCTGGAGCGACATCCTGCGCGCCAGTGGCAAAAGCAGCGCGAAAGCGCGCTAG